Proteins from a genomic interval of Bombus affinis isolate iyBomAffi1 chromosome 16, iyBomAffi1.2, whole genome shotgun sequence:
- the LOC126925874 gene encoding calcium-independent protein kinase C-like, translating to MMFTGGAHAKRRNAGGGSGRKSSADRRSPRAGRSPQARRSPQARVGAEGYTYRTRIPVLNPTDLPPTTSTGKTYVYKTRVPRRDIAAASVSPAREKNNIGGAITKRRGAVKHNKVHVVRGHKLVAKFFRQPTFCAFCKDFLWGFGKQGYQCQACQTAVHKKCHDKLLTKCPESGRESENTIVSGSALYNFTVQATNLL from the exons ATGATGTTCACCGGTGGTGCTCACGCGAAGAGGCGCAACGCAGGCGGTGGTTCAGGCCGGAAGTCCTCCGCGGACCGTAGAAGCCCGCGAGCTGGAAGAAGTCCGCAGGCTCGTAGGAGCCCGCAGGCACGCGTGGGCGCGGAAGGATACACTTACAG AACCAGAATTCCAGTACTAAATCCAACGGACCTACCACCGACAACGTCCACAGGGaaaacatatgtatataaaaccAGGGTTCCCCGACGGGATATCGCGGCTGCATCTGTGTCCCCTGCACGCGAGAAAAACAACATTGGTGGAGCAATTACGAAAAGAAGAGGAGCAGTGAAACATAACAAGGTGCACGTGGTTCGAGGTCACAAACTAGTTGCAAAATTCTTCAGACAACCGACCTTCTGCGCCTTTTGCAAGGATTTCCTTTG GGGATTCGGAAAGCAAGGGTATCAATGCCAAG CCTGCCAAACAGCGGTGCACAAGAAGTGCCATGATAAATTATTAACCAAGTGCCCGGAAAGTGGCAGGGAGTCCGAAAACACGATAGTAAGTGGATCCGCTTTATACAACTTCACCGTACAAGCGACAAATCTTCTTTAG
- the LOC126925869 gene encoding dnaJ homolog subfamily B member 6-like isoform X1 has translation MVDYYKVLEVQRTATSGDIKKAYRKLALRWHPDKNPENLEEANKRFKEISEAYEVLIDDAKRRTYDQRLYQKASSRPGRGFTYRSFFDSPFQRYFEKKRRVYDQYGKEGLQMPGGKRRHKDDFDPHFTGTFMFRDPEEVFKEFFGGTSFEDLFSDLTEVGVRLGPNRHSHPSGNSISTSFFGPLGVSHFGFSPFNNLFEGSSGNFTSFNAFTTFGGTSGGGAVKRTSTSTRFINGKKITTKKVFENGKETVMSYENDVLKSKTVNGVPQSITFDESSTSRQLTDSASDISMAGQNSRTVHGDHQKASRIKTHHHPLLTKKHDKSKRK, from the exons ATGGTTGACTACTACAAGGTACTAGAAGTGCAACGAACCGCCACGAGCGGGGACATCAAAAAGGC ATATAGAAAATTGGCATTGAGATGGCATCCAGACAAAAACCCTGAAAACCTGGAAGAAGCGAACAAGAGATTCAAAGAAATATCCGAGGCGTACGAAGTCTTAATTGACG ATGCGAAGAGACGAACCTACGACCAACGATTGTATCAGAAGGCATCCTCGAGGCCCGGCCGTGGATTCACCTACCGGAGTTTCTTTGACTCTCCTTTCCAGCGATATTTCG aaaagaaaagaagggtcTACGATCAATATGGAAAGGAAGGACTTCAAATGCCCGGTGGTAAGAGGCGACACAAGGACGACTTTGATCCACACTTCACTGGTACCTTCATGTTTAGAGACCCTGAGGAAGTATTTAAAGAATTCTTTGGTGGTACTTCTTTCGAGGATCTGTTCTCAG ACCTTACTGAAGTCGGTGTACGCCTCGGACCAAACAGGCATAGTCATCCAAGCGGTAACAGCATTAGCACGTCATTCTTTGGCCCGTTAGGAGTTTCTCACTTTGGTTTCTCACCATTCAACAACTTGTTTGAAGGTTCGTCAGGAAACTTCACCTCGTTCAATGCGTTTACGACTTTTGGTGGAACCAGCGGTGGAGGTGCTGTGAAACGAACAAGTACTTCAACTCGATTTATCAACGGCAAAAAGATCACCACCAAAAA GGTTTTCGAAAATGGAAAGGAAACAGTAATGTCGTACGAGAATGATGTGCTAAAGTCGAAGACGGTGAACGGCGTGCCACAATCAATAAC GTTTGACGAGTCATCGACTAGTCGCCAGCTGACCGACAGTGCCAGCGATATCTCGATGGCTGGCCAGAACTCGAGAACAGTCCATGGTGACCATCAGAAGGCTAGCAGAATAAAGACGCACCATCATCCACTTCTCACTAAGAAGCACGATAAGAGTAAGAGAAAATAG
- the LOC126925869 gene encoding dnaJ homolog subfamily B member 6-like isoform X3 — MVDYYKVLEVQRTATSGDIKKAYRKLALRWHPDKNPENLEEANKRFKEISEAYEVLIDEKKRRVYDQYGKEGLQMPGGKRRHKDDFDPHFTGTFMFRDPEEVFKEFFGGTSFEDLFSDLTEVGVRLGPNRHSHPSGNSISTSFFGPLGVSHFGFSPFNNLFEGSSGNFTSFNAFTTFGGTSGGGAVKRTSTSTRFINGKKITTKKVFENGKETVMSYENDVLKSKTVNGVPQSITFDESSTSRQLTDSASDISMAGQNSRTVHGDHQKASRIKTHHHPLLTKKHDKSKRK; from the exons ATGGTTGACTACTACAAGGTACTAGAAGTGCAACGAACCGCCACGAGCGGGGACATCAAAAAGGC ATATAGAAAATTGGCATTGAGATGGCATCCAGACAAAAACCCTGAAAACCTGGAAGAAGCGAACAAGAGATTCAAAGAAATATCCGAGGCGTACGAAGTCTTAATTGACG aaaagaaaagaagggtcTACGATCAATATGGAAAGGAAGGACTTCAAATGCCCGGTGGTAAGAGGCGACACAAGGACGACTTTGATCCACACTTCACTGGTACCTTCATGTTTAGAGACCCTGAGGAAGTATTTAAAGAATTCTTTGGTGGTACTTCTTTCGAGGATCTGTTCTCAG ACCTTACTGAAGTCGGTGTACGCCTCGGACCAAACAGGCATAGTCATCCAAGCGGTAACAGCATTAGCACGTCATTCTTTGGCCCGTTAGGAGTTTCTCACTTTGGTTTCTCACCATTCAACAACTTGTTTGAAGGTTCGTCAGGAAACTTCACCTCGTTCAATGCGTTTACGACTTTTGGTGGAACCAGCGGTGGAGGTGCTGTGAAACGAACAAGTACTTCAACTCGATTTATCAACGGCAAAAAGATCACCACCAAAAA GGTTTTCGAAAATGGAAAGGAAACAGTAATGTCGTACGAGAATGATGTGCTAAAGTCGAAGACGGTGAACGGCGTGCCACAATCAATAAC GTTTGACGAGTCATCGACTAGTCGCCAGCTGACCGACAGTGCCAGCGATATCTCGATGGCTGGCCAGAACTCGAGAACAGTCCATGGTGACCATCAGAAGGCTAGCAGAATAAAGACGCACCATCATCCACTTCTCACTAAGAAGCACGATAAGAGTAAGAGAAAATAG
- the LOC126925869 gene encoding dnaJ homolog subfamily B member 6-like isoform X2, which translates to MVDYYKVLEVQRTATSGDIKKAYRKLALRWHPDKNPENLEEANKRFKEISEAYEVLIDDAKRRTYDQRLYQKASSRPGRGFTYRSFFDSPFQRYFEKKRRVYDQYGKEGLQMPGGKRRHKDDFDPHFTGTFMFRDPEEVFKEFFGGTSFEDLFSDLTEVGVRLGPNRHSHPSGSSGNFTSFNAFTTFGGTSGGGAVKRTSTSTRFINGKKITTKKVFENGKETVMSYENDVLKSKTVNGVPQSITFDESSTSRQLTDSASDISMAGQNSRTVHGDHQKASRIKTHHHPLLTKKHDKSKRK; encoded by the exons ATGGTTGACTACTACAAGGTACTAGAAGTGCAACGAACCGCCACGAGCGGGGACATCAAAAAGGC ATATAGAAAATTGGCATTGAGATGGCATCCAGACAAAAACCCTGAAAACCTGGAAGAAGCGAACAAGAGATTCAAAGAAATATCCGAGGCGTACGAAGTCTTAATTGACG ATGCGAAGAGACGAACCTACGACCAACGATTGTATCAGAAGGCATCCTCGAGGCCCGGCCGTGGATTCACCTACCGGAGTTTCTTTGACTCTCCTTTCCAGCGATATTTCG aaaagaaaagaagggtcTACGATCAATATGGAAAGGAAGGACTTCAAATGCCCGGTGGTAAGAGGCGACACAAGGACGACTTTGATCCACACTTCACTGGTACCTTCATGTTTAGAGACCCTGAGGAAGTATTTAAAGAATTCTTTGGTGGTACTTCTTTCGAGGATCTGTTCTCAG ACCTTACTGAAGTCGGTGTACGCCTCGGACCAAACAGGCATAGTCATCCAAGCG GTTCGTCAGGAAACTTCACCTCGTTCAATGCGTTTACGACTTTTGGTGGAACCAGCGGTGGAGGTGCTGTGAAACGAACAAGTACTTCAACTCGATTTATCAACGGCAAAAAGATCACCACCAAAAA GGTTTTCGAAAATGGAAAGGAAACAGTAATGTCGTACGAGAATGATGTGCTAAAGTCGAAGACGGTGAACGGCGTGCCACAATCAATAAC GTTTGACGAGTCATCGACTAGTCGCCAGCTGACCGACAGTGCCAGCGATATCTCGATGGCTGGCCAGAACTCGAGAACAGTCCATGGTGACCATCAGAAGGCTAGCAGAATAAAGACGCACCATCATCCACTTCTCACTAAGAAGCACGATAAGAGTAAGAGAAAATAG
- the LOC126925301 gene encoding ran-binding protein 3 isoform X1, with protein MADCKENKEETNRPSYVLKVDPPQESPGDSPENSNSEEMESSSTKNNTQESPSSSNKPVLAASKFRTTFGCSDSIKNVVEERRSSTLWPSQLSTVTNSQPTTKVYLQPAKFQNPFAKVTDSLLDEKNKEKENNKTETKEDKNEEKDDKSEKKNDNSEIGETKGEVTESKSEVKEAKREDKPIEEVKPTFPLLGTSTKDSVNTIITPCASEPNFVFGQNLQERVMIANDAENSDKTEDKEKKEKKEESTNANGSTELLFSSASAACRTTSKSSLTLTEAAQKLEEANRANKRKYSQITPLTGEEGETNVLQINCKFFAFDKATSGWQERGRGTLRLNDRDEESRLVGRTAGTQRLIMNTKVWPGMIAERAALKSLRLTAMDVQGSIRIFIIQAAPKEVEQLHDLLEERLIRAQLRQPKKLATDQ; from the exons ATGGCGGACTGCAAGG AGAATAAAGAAGAGACGAATCGACCATCCTATGTTTTAAAGGTAGATCCACCACAAGAGTCACCGGGGGATTCACCTGAAAATTCCAACAGTG AAGAAATGGAGAGTTCATCGACAAAAAATAATACCCAGGAATCACCCTCGAGTTCTAACAAGCCAGTTTTAGCTGCGTCAAAGTTTAGAACAACGTTTGGGTGTAGTGATTCCATCAAGAACGTAGTTGAGGAAAGAAGGTCATCCACGTTGTGGCCCTCTCAATTGAGCACAGTGACAAACAGTCAGCCTACTACTAAAGTATATCTACAACCAGCTAAGTTTCAGAATCCATTTGCAAAAGTCACAGATTCATTATTAGATGAAAAGAATaaggaaaaggaaaataataaaacagaaACAAAGGAAGATAAGAATGAAGAAAAGGATGATAAGAGtgaaaagaaaaatgataatAGTGAAATAGGAGAAACTAAAGGTGAAGTAACAGAAAGTAAAAGTGAAGTAAAAGAAGCTAAAAGGGAAGACAAGCCAATTGAGGAAGTGAAGCCCACCTTCCCGTTGCTAGGCACAAGCACAAAAGATAGTGTAAATACTATAATAACGCCTTGTGCATCAGAACCAAACTTTGTATTTGGTCAGAACTTACAGGAACGTGTTATGATTGCAAATGATGCAGAAAATTCCGACAAAACGGAAGAcaaggagaaaaaggaaaaaaaggaggaaagcaCAAATGCAAATGGTTCCACAGAGCTTCTTTTTTCCAGTGCGTCAGCAGCATGCCGTACTACTTCCAAATCAAGTCTAACATTAACCGAAGCTGCTCAAAAATTAGAAGAAGCAAACCGTGCTAATAAGAGGAAGTATAGTCAAATAACACCATTAACTGGTGAAGAAGGAGAAACAAATGTTCTTCAGATTAACTGTAAATTCTTCGCGTTTGATAAG GCTACTAGCGGTTGGCAAGAAAGAGGTAGAGGTACTTTAAGGCTAAACGACCGCGATGAAGAATCTCGATTAGTGGGACGCACTGCAGGAACGCAGAGATTAATTATGAACACAAAAGTATGGCCAGGAATGATCGCGGAACGAGCGGCACTTAAATCATTAAGATTAACGGCGATGGATGTTCAAGGAAGTATCAGAATCTTCATTATTCAAGCAGCGCCAAAGGAAGTGGAACAACTCCATGATTTGTTGGAAGAGCGGCTAATACGCGCACAGCTACGTCAACCCAAGAAATTAGCTACTGACCAGTGA
- the LOC126925301 gene encoding ran-binding protein 3 isoform X2, which translates to MADCKENKEETNRPSYVLKVDPPQESPGDSPENSNSEMESSSTKNNTQESPSSSNKPVLAASKFRTTFGCSDSIKNVVEERRSSTLWPSQLSTVTNSQPTTKVYLQPAKFQNPFAKVTDSLLDEKNKEKENNKTETKEDKNEEKDDKSEKKNDNSEIGETKGEVTESKSEVKEAKREDKPIEEVKPTFPLLGTSTKDSVNTIITPCASEPNFVFGQNLQERVMIANDAENSDKTEDKEKKEKKEESTNANGSTELLFSSASAACRTTSKSSLTLTEAAQKLEEANRANKRKYSQITPLTGEEGETNVLQINCKFFAFDKATSGWQERGRGTLRLNDRDEESRLVGRTAGTQRLIMNTKVWPGMIAERAALKSLRLTAMDVQGSIRIFIIQAAPKEVEQLHDLLEERLIRAQLRQPKKLATDQ; encoded by the exons ATGGCGGACTGCAAGG AGAATAAAGAAGAGACGAATCGACCATCCTATGTTTTAAAGGTAGATCCACCACAAGAGTCACCGGGGGATTCACCTGAAAATTCCAACAGTG AAATGGAGAGTTCATCGACAAAAAATAATACCCAGGAATCACCCTCGAGTTCTAACAAGCCAGTTTTAGCTGCGTCAAAGTTTAGAACAACGTTTGGGTGTAGTGATTCCATCAAGAACGTAGTTGAGGAAAGAAGGTCATCCACGTTGTGGCCCTCTCAATTGAGCACAGTGACAAACAGTCAGCCTACTACTAAAGTATATCTACAACCAGCTAAGTTTCAGAATCCATTTGCAAAAGTCACAGATTCATTATTAGATGAAAAGAATaaggaaaaggaaaataataaaacagaaACAAAGGAAGATAAGAATGAAGAAAAGGATGATAAGAGtgaaaagaaaaatgataatAGTGAAATAGGAGAAACTAAAGGTGAAGTAACAGAAAGTAAAAGTGAAGTAAAAGAAGCTAAAAGGGAAGACAAGCCAATTGAGGAAGTGAAGCCCACCTTCCCGTTGCTAGGCACAAGCACAAAAGATAGTGTAAATACTATAATAACGCCTTGTGCATCAGAACCAAACTTTGTATTTGGTCAGAACTTACAGGAACGTGTTATGATTGCAAATGATGCAGAAAATTCCGACAAAACGGAAGAcaaggagaaaaaggaaaaaaaggaggaaagcaCAAATGCAAATGGTTCCACAGAGCTTCTTTTTTCCAGTGCGTCAGCAGCATGCCGTACTACTTCCAAATCAAGTCTAACATTAACCGAAGCTGCTCAAAAATTAGAAGAAGCAAACCGTGCTAATAAGAGGAAGTATAGTCAAATAACACCATTAACTGGTGAAGAAGGAGAAACAAATGTTCTTCAGATTAACTGTAAATTCTTCGCGTTTGATAAG GCTACTAGCGGTTGGCAAGAAAGAGGTAGAGGTACTTTAAGGCTAAACGACCGCGATGAAGAATCTCGATTAGTGGGACGCACTGCAGGAACGCAGAGATTAATTATGAACACAAAAGTATGGCCAGGAATGATCGCGGAACGAGCGGCACTTAAATCATTAAGATTAACGGCGATGGATGTTCAAGGAAGTATCAGAATCTTCATTATTCAAGCAGCGCCAAAGGAAGTGGAACAACTCCATGATTTGTTGGAAGAGCGGCTAATACGCGCACAGCTACGTCAACCCAAGAAATTAGCTACTGACCAGTGA
- the LOC126925876 gene encoding acyl-CoA-binding protein produces MSLDERFNKAAEEVKELRAPASDADLLELYSLYKQATVGDCNTTRPGMLDFRGKAKWDAWDKRKGMSQDAAKEQYIQKVEELISIIGKK; encoded by the exons ATGTCTCTCGATgaa AGATTTAACAAGGCTGCTGAGGAGGTGAAGGAATTGCGAGCTCCAGCTTCAGATGCTGACCTGCTTGAACTATACTCACTTTACAAACAAGCCACTGTGGGAGATTGCAACACCA CCAGGCCAGGCATGCTAGATTTTAGAGGCAAAGCCAAGTGGGATGCTTGGGACAAAAGGAAGGGTATGAGTCAAGATGCTGCGAAAGAACAATACATTCAGAAAGTGGAAGAACTGATATCCATTATTGGGAAGAAGTAA